A single genomic interval of Megalobrama amblycephala isolate DHTTF-2021 linkage group LG17, ASM1881202v1, whole genome shotgun sequence harbors:
- the LOC125250197 gene encoding transcriptional repressor p66-alpha-like isoform X2 has protein sequence MRASERHNLAARRRSGTGRARATRARGFPRIIRENYRTNRPEEPRCESTARPAAVMSEEAVRRTRSQKRALERESLPADSKRLKLDGVERSRALQASSILSGGEVKATIKVEVQTRDEPMDVSAGNTEMKRERRSPSPDDVIVLSDEAPSPKVNGGNHLKELDTDLLMRSSAEERKRVVKQLKEELRLEEAKLILLKKIRHSQIHKDSQKPAVSVSNTPLVKSSATAKAAQPQVVSARASGTVIPPPLVRGGQVSKPGSASAQIIMPPLVRGAQSISVSPQQISSLRQQQNSTSGPPPLLLAPRATVTGVQGHKIIQPGLIRMATIPSASLLAAGANLKSSSAASNASESPASRQAAAKLALRKQLEKALLEIPPPKPPAPEFNFLPSAANNEFIYLLGLEEVVQNLLESLGRGKQGLYAGLVVSAGEPSCCSQCKTDFTCRWRKDKGGATMCEQCMSSNHKKVLKAEHTNRLKAAFVKALQQEQEIEQRILQQATPPASSSSSSSSSAHGVKQRSLQQTMSRHPAAIKQVSPSSRSVQQSAAGIRAVPHSFSPSSQLQNAVAAAALVNRPGKHAVHQGSKVSRGSSRSADPMTSSGWRKRSRGAAGVTMAYVNPSLSVHKTSSSAVERHREYLLDMIPSRSVSQPANTWK, from the exons CTGCGGTCATGTCTGAGGAGGCGGTGCGGCGGACGCGCAGTCAGAAGCGCGCGCTGGAGAGGGAGTCTCTGCCCGCGGACAGCAAGCGTCTGAAGCTGGATGGTGTCGAGCGGTCCAGAGCGCTTCAGGCCTCCAGCATCCTGAGCGGCGGAGAGGTGAAGGCCACCATCAAAGTGGAGGTCCAGACGAGGGACGAGCCCATGGACGTGAGCGCCGGCAACAC TGAGatgaagagagagaggaggTCTCCGTCGCCTGATGATGTCATCGTGCTGTCGGACGAGGCGCCCAGTCCGAAGGTGAACGGCGGGAATCACTTAAAAGAGCTGGACACGGATCTGCTGATG aggaGTTCTGCAGAGGAGCGCAAGCGTGTCGTTAAGCAGCTGAAGGAGGAGCTGCGCTTAGAGGAAGCCAAACTGATCCTGCTGAAGAAAATCAGAcacagtcaaatacacaaagACTCACAGAag CCGGCGGTTTCTGTGTCCAACACTCCTCTGGTGAAGAGCTCTGCTACTGCTAAAGCTGCACAACCT CAGGTGGTTTCCGCTCGGGCTTCTGGGACGGTGATTCCTCCTCCGCTGGTGCGCGGCGGTCAGGTGTCCAAACCGGGCTCTGCGAGCGCTCAGATCATCATGCCTCCGCTGGTCAGAGGAGCTCAG TCGATCTCCGTGTCGCCGCAGCAGATCTCCAGCCTGAGACAGCAGCAGAACTCCACGTCAGGTCCTCCTCCGCTCCTGCTCGCGCCCAGAGCCACCGTGACCGGCGTCCAGGGACACAAGATCATCCAGCCCGGCCTCATACGCATGGCCACCATCCCCAGCGCCAGCCTGCTG GCCGCAGGAGCAAACCTCAAGTCCTCCAGCGCCGCGTCGAACGCTAGCGAATCTCCGGCCAGCCGTCAGGCGGCGGCGAAACTGGCGCTGCGCAAACAGCTGGAGAAAGCGCTGCTGGAGATCCCGCCGCCCAAACCGCCCGCGCCCGAGTTCAACTTCCTGCCGTCGGCTGCCAATAACGAGTTCATCTACCTGCTGGGGCTGGAGGAGGTGGTGCAGAACCTGCTGGAGTCTCTGGGCCGAG gtAAACAGGGTCTGTACGCCGGTTTAGTGGTCAGCGCCGGAGAGCCGTCCTGCTGCTCTCAGTGTAAGACGGACTTCACCTGCCGCTGGCGCAAAGACAAGGGCGGAGCCACGATGTGTGAGCAGTGCATGTCGTCCAATCACAAGAAGGTCCTGAAGGCCGAGCACACCAATCGGCTGAAGGCGGCGTTCGTGAAGGCGCTCCAGCAGGAGCAGGAGATTGAGCAGCGCATCCTGCAGCAGGCCACGCCCCCTGCctcttcatcatcatcctcctcctcctctgctCACGGGGTGAAACAGCGCTCGCTGCAGCAGACGATGAGCCGCCACCCTGCAGCCATCAAACAG GTTTCTCCGTCGTCCCGTAGCGTGCAGCAGTCTGCGGCCGGGATACGCGCCGTCCCGCACTCCTTCTCGCCCTCCTCTCAACTGCAGAACGCAGTGGCGGCCGCCGCACTGGTCAACAGGCCAGGTAAGCATGCAGTGCATCAGGGGTCAAAGGTCAGCAGAGGCAGCAGCAGGAGCGCCGACCCCATGACCTCCTCCGGCTGGAGGAAGCGGAGCCGCGGCGCAGCAG gtGTGACGATGGCCTACGTGAACCCCAGCCTGTCGGTGCACAAGACGTCGTCGTCAGCGGTGGAGCGTCACAGAGAGTATCTGCTCGACATGATCCCGTCTCGCTCCGTCTCACAGCCCGCAAACACCTGGAAGTAA
- the LOC125250197 gene encoding transcriptional repressor p66-alpha-like isoform X1 — protein sequence MRASERHNLAARRRSGTGRARATRARGFPRIIRENYRTNRPEEPRCESTARPAAVMSEEAVRRTRSQKRALERESLPADSKRLKLDGVERSRALQASSILSGGEVKATIKVEVQTRDEPMDVSAGNTEMKRERRSPSPDDVIVLSDEAPSPKVNGGNHLKELDTDLLMRSSAEERKRVVKQLKEELRLEEAKLILLKKIRHSQIHKDSQKPAVSVSNTPLVKSSATAKAAQPQVVSARASGTVIPPPLVRGGQVSKPGSASAQIIMPPLVRGAQSISVSPQQISSLRQQQNSTSGPPPLLLAPRATVTGVQGHKIIQPGLIRMATIPSASLLVSINQAAGANLKSSSAASNASESPASRQAAAKLALRKQLEKALLEIPPPKPPAPEFNFLPSAANNEFIYLLGLEEVVQNLLESLGRGKQGLYAGLVVSAGEPSCCSQCKTDFTCRWRKDKGGATMCEQCMSSNHKKVLKAEHTNRLKAAFVKALQQEQEIEQRILQQATPPASSSSSSSSSAHGVKQRSLQQTMSRHPAAIKQVSPSSRSVQQSAAGIRAVPHSFSPSSQLQNAVAAAALVNRPGKHAVHQGSKVSRGSSRSADPMTSSGWRKRSRGAAGVTMAYVNPSLSVHKTSSSAVERHREYLLDMIPSRSVSQPANTWK from the exons CTGCGGTCATGTCTGAGGAGGCGGTGCGGCGGACGCGCAGTCAGAAGCGCGCGCTGGAGAGGGAGTCTCTGCCCGCGGACAGCAAGCGTCTGAAGCTGGATGGTGTCGAGCGGTCCAGAGCGCTTCAGGCCTCCAGCATCCTGAGCGGCGGAGAGGTGAAGGCCACCATCAAAGTGGAGGTCCAGACGAGGGACGAGCCCATGGACGTGAGCGCCGGCAACAC TGAGatgaagagagagaggaggTCTCCGTCGCCTGATGATGTCATCGTGCTGTCGGACGAGGCGCCCAGTCCGAAGGTGAACGGCGGGAATCACTTAAAAGAGCTGGACACGGATCTGCTGATG aggaGTTCTGCAGAGGAGCGCAAGCGTGTCGTTAAGCAGCTGAAGGAGGAGCTGCGCTTAGAGGAAGCCAAACTGATCCTGCTGAAGAAAATCAGAcacagtcaaatacacaaagACTCACAGAag CCGGCGGTTTCTGTGTCCAACACTCCTCTGGTGAAGAGCTCTGCTACTGCTAAAGCTGCACAACCT CAGGTGGTTTCCGCTCGGGCTTCTGGGACGGTGATTCCTCCTCCGCTGGTGCGCGGCGGTCAGGTGTCCAAACCGGGCTCTGCGAGCGCTCAGATCATCATGCCTCCGCTGGTCAGAGGAGCTCAG TCGATCTCCGTGTCGCCGCAGCAGATCTCCAGCCTGAGACAGCAGCAGAACTCCACGTCAGGTCCTCCTCCGCTCCTGCTCGCGCCCAGAGCCACCGTGACCGGCGTCCAGGGACACAAGATCATCCAGCCCGGCCTCATACGCATGGCCACCATCCCCAGCGCCAGCCTGCTGGTCAGCATCAATCAG GCCGCAGGAGCAAACCTCAAGTCCTCCAGCGCCGCGTCGAACGCTAGCGAATCTCCGGCCAGCCGTCAGGCGGCGGCGAAACTGGCGCTGCGCAAACAGCTGGAGAAAGCGCTGCTGGAGATCCCGCCGCCCAAACCGCCCGCGCCCGAGTTCAACTTCCTGCCGTCGGCTGCCAATAACGAGTTCATCTACCTGCTGGGGCTGGAGGAGGTGGTGCAGAACCTGCTGGAGTCTCTGGGCCGAG gtAAACAGGGTCTGTACGCCGGTTTAGTGGTCAGCGCCGGAGAGCCGTCCTGCTGCTCTCAGTGTAAGACGGACTTCACCTGCCGCTGGCGCAAAGACAAGGGCGGAGCCACGATGTGTGAGCAGTGCATGTCGTCCAATCACAAGAAGGTCCTGAAGGCCGAGCACACCAATCGGCTGAAGGCGGCGTTCGTGAAGGCGCTCCAGCAGGAGCAGGAGATTGAGCAGCGCATCCTGCAGCAGGCCACGCCCCCTGCctcttcatcatcatcctcctcctcctctgctCACGGGGTGAAACAGCGCTCGCTGCAGCAGACGATGAGCCGCCACCCTGCAGCCATCAAACAG GTTTCTCCGTCGTCCCGTAGCGTGCAGCAGTCTGCGGCCGGGATACGCGCCGTCCCGCACTCCTTCTCGCCCTCCTCTCAACTGCAGAACGCAGTGGCGGCCGCCGCACTGGTCAACAGGCCAGGTAAGCATGCAGTGCATCAGGGGTCAAAGGTCAGCAGAGGCAGCAGCAGGAGCGCCGACCCCATGACCTCCTCCGGCTGGAGGAAGCGGAGCCGCGGCGCAGCAG gtGTGACGATGGCCTACGTGAACCCCAGCCTGTCGGTGCACAAGACGTCGTCGTCAGCGGTGGAGCGTCACAGAGAGTATCTGCTCGACATGATCCCGTCTCGCTCCGTCTCACAGCCCGCAAACACCTGGAAGTAA
- the LOC125250197 gene encoding transcriptional repressor p66-alpha-like isoform X3, translating to MRASERHNLAARRRSGTGRARATRARGFPRIIRENYRTNRPEEPRCESTARPAAVMSEEAVRRTRSQKRALERESLPADSKRLKLDGVERSRALQASSILSGGEVKATIKVEVQTRDEPMDVSAGNTEMKRERRSPSPDDVIVLSDEAPSPKVNGGNHLKELDTDLLMRSSAEERKRVVKQLKEELRLEEAKLILLKKIRHSQIHKDSQKPAVSVSNTPLVKSSATAKAAQPQVVSARASGTVIPPPLVRGGQVSKPGSASAQIIMPPLVRGAQSISVSPQQISSLRQQQNSTSGPPPLLLAPRATVTGVQGHKIIQPGLIRMATIPSASLLVSINQAAGANLKSSSAASNASESPASRQAAAKLALRKQLEKALLEIPPPKPPAPEFNFLPSAANNEFIYLLGLEEVVQNLLESLGRGKQGLYAGLVVSAGEPSCCSQCKTDFTCRWRKDKGGATMCEQCMSSNHKKVLKAEHTNRLKAAFVKALQQEQEIEQRILQQATPPASSSSSSSSSAHGVKQRSLQQTMSRHPAAIKQVSPSSRSVQQSAAGIRAVPHSFSPSSQLQNAVAAAALVNRPGVTMAYVNPSLSVHKTSSSAVERHREYLLDMIPSRSVSQPANTWK from the exons CTGCGGTCATGTCTGAGGAGGCGGTGCGGCGGACGCGCAGTCAGAAGCGCGCGCTGGAGAGGGAGTCTCTGCCCGCGGACAGCAAGCGTCTGAAGCTGGATGGTGTCGAGCGGTCCAGAGCGCTTCAGGCCTCCAGCATCCTGAGCGGCGGAGAGGTGAAGGCCACCATCAAAGTGGAGGTCCAGACGAGGGACGAGCCCATGGACGTGAGCGCCGGCAACAC TGAGatgaagagagagaggaggTCTCCGTCGCCTGATGATGTCATCGTGCTGTCGGACGAGGCGCCCAGTCCGAAGGTGAACGGCGGGAATCACTTAAAAGAGCTGGACACGGATCTGCTGATG aggaGTTCTGCAGAGGAGCGCAAGCGTGTCGTTAAGCAGCTGAAGGAGGAGCTGCGCTTAGAGGAAGCCAAACTGATCCTGCTGAAGAAAATCAGAcacagtcaaatacacaaagACTCACAGAag CCGGCGGTTTCTGTGTCCAACACTCCTCTGGTGAAGAGCTCTGCTACTGCTAAAGCTGCACAACCT CAGGTGGTTTCCGCTCGGGCTTCTGGGACGGTGATTCCTCCTCCGCTGGTGCGCGGCGGTCAGGTGTCCAAACCGGGCTCTGCGAGCGCTCAGATCATCATGCCTCCGCTGGTCAGAGGAGCTCAG TCGATCTCCGTGTCGCCGCAGCAGATCTCCAGCCTGAGACAGCAGCAGAACTCCACGTCAGGTCCTCCTCCGCTCCTGCTCGCGCCCAGAGCCACCGTGACCGGCGTCCAGGGACACAAGATCATCCAGCCCGGCCTCATACGCATGGCCACCATCCCCAGCGCCAGCCTGCTGGTCAGCATCAATCAG GCCGCAGGAGCAAACCTCAAGTCCTCCAGCGCCGCGTCGAACGCTAGCGAATCTCCGGCCAGCCGTCAGGCGGCGGCGAAACTGGCGCTGCGCAAACAGCTGGAGAAAGCGCTGCTGGAGATCCCGCCGCCCAAACCGCCCGCGCCCGAGTTCAACTTCCTGCCGTCGGCTGCCAATAACGAGTTCATCTACCTGCTGGGGCTGGAGGAGGTGGTGCAGAACCTGCTGGAGTCTCTGGGCCGAG gtAAACAGGGTCTGTACGCCGGTTTAGTGGTCAGCGCCGGAGAGCCGTCCTGCTGCTCTCAGTGTAAGACGGACTTCACCTGCCGCTGGCGCAAAGACAAGGGCGGAGCCACGATGTGTGAGCAGTGCATGTCGTCCAATCACAAGAAGGTCCTGAAGGCCGAGCACACCAATCGGCTGAAGGCGGCGTTCGTGAAGGCGCTCCAGCAGGAGCAGGAGATTGAGCAGCGCATCCTGCAGCAGGCCACGCCCCCTGCctcttcatcatcatcctcctcctcctctgctCACGGGGTGAAACAGCGCTCGCTGCAGCAGACGATGAGCCGCCACCCTGCAGCCATCAAACAG GTTTCTCCGTCGTCCCGTAGCGTGCAGCAGTCTGCGGCCGGGATACGCGCCGTCCCGCACTCCTTCTCGCCCTCCTCTCAACTGCAGAACGCAGTGGCGGCCGCCGCACTGGTCAACAGGCCAG gtGTGACGATGGCCTACGTGAACCCCAGCCTGTCGGTGCACAAGACGTCGTCGTCAGCGGTGGAGCGTCACAGAGAGTATCTGCTCGACATGATCCCGTCTCGCTCCGTCTCACAGCCCGCAAACACCTGGAAGTAA